In Burkholderia savannae, one genomic interval encodes:
- a CDS encoding IS110 family RNA-guided transposase: MQETQQHDAIDIFIGVDVGKGQHHAVALDRNGKRLYNQALPNDEVKLRALIAELKTHGRLLFVVDQPSTIGALPVAVARAEGILVAYLPGLAMRRIADLHAGEAKTDARDAAIIAEAARSMPHTLRSLRLADEQLAELTMLCGFDDDLAAQVTQTSNRIRGLLTQIHPALERVLGPRLDHPAVLDLLERYPSPSALAAASEKTLANRLIKLAPRMGKNLAAEIVHALNEQAVIVPGTQAATIVMPRLAQQLAALRKQRDEIAAEVERLVLAHPLWPVLTSMPGVGVRTAARLLTEVAHKAFASAAHLAAYAGLAPVTRRSGSSIRGEHPSRRGNKVLKRALFLSAFAALRDPVSRAYYSRKIQQGKRHNQALIALARRRCDVLFAMLRDGTIYQPKSAPNA; encoded by the coding sequence ATGCAAGAAACCCAACAACATGACGCCATCGATATCTTCATCGGCGTCGACGTCGGTAAAGGCCAGCATCACGCCGTTGCACTCGATCGAAATGGCAAGCGTCTGTACAACCAGGCGCTACCCAACGACGAGGTCAAGCTGCGAGCCCTCATCGCCGAGCTCAAGACTCACGGCCGACTTCTGTTCGTCGTCGACCAGCCTTCCACCATAGGTGCGCTTCCTGTAGCCGTCGCCCGTGCTGAAGGCATACTCGTCGCCTATCTTCCCGGACTGGCCATGCGCCGTATTGCCGATCTGCACGCCGGCGAAGCCAAGACCGATGCCCGCGATGCCGCGATCATCGCCGAAGCCGCTCGCTCGATGCCGCATACGCTGCGCTCGCTTCGACTCGCCGACGAGCAGCTCGCCGAGCTCACCATGCTGTGCGGCTTCGATGACGACCTCGCCGCTCAGGTCACGCAGACCAGCAACCGCATTCGCGGCTTGCTTACTCAAATCCATCCGGCGCTCGAGCGCGTTCTCGGACCGCGCCTCGACCATCCGGCGGTGCTCGATCTGCTTGAGCGCTACCCGTCCCCAAGCGCACTTGCCGCTGCCAGCGAGAAGACCCTCGCCAACCGCCTCATCAAGCTCGCACCGCGCATGGGCAAGAACTTGGCGGCCGAAATCGTTCACGCGCTGAACGAGCAAGCCGTGATCGTGCCCGGCACGCAGGCTGCCACCATCGTCATGCCTCGTTTGGCCCAGCAACTCGCCGCCTTGCGCAAGCAGCGTGACGAAATCGCCGCCGAAGTTGAGCGGCTGGTGCTTGCTCACCCTCTTTGGCCGGTCCTGACCAGCATGCCGGGAGTCGGCGTCAGGACCGCCGCCAGACTCCTGACCGAAGTCGCCCATAAAGCCTTCGCCTCCGCCGCGCATCTGGCGGCCTACGCTGGCCTCGCGCCGGTCACCCGGCGCTCAGGCTCGTCGATCCGTGGCGAGCATCCATCCAGACGGGGCAACAAGGTGCTCAAGCGAGCCTTGTTCCTCTCTGCCTTCGCGGCCTTACGAGACCCAGTCTCGCGGGCCTATTACTCGCGCAAGATCCAGCAAGGCAAGCGCCACAACCAGGCCCTCATCGCACTGGCACGACGACGCTGCGACGTCCTGTTCGCCATGCTGCGTGATGGCACCATTTACCAACCCAAGTCAGCCCCTAACGCTTGA